A DNA window from Centropristis striata isolate RG_2023a ecotype Rhode Island chromosome 10, C.striata_1.0, whole genome shotgun sequence contains the following coding sequences:
- the gmppaa gene encoding mannose-1-phosphate guanyltransferase alpha-A isoform X1, protein MLKAVILIGGPQKGTRFRPLSFEVPKPLFPVAGVPMLQHHIEACAKVPNMKEILLIGFYQPNEELTRFLCNAQQEFKISIRYLQEYAALGTGGGIYHFRDQIVSGSPEAFFVLNADVCSAFPLAEMLSFQKEHGEPNSFVILGTTANRKQSLNYGCIVENEETNEVLHYVEKPSTFVSDIINCGIYLFNPDIFQHIGAVFQKNQQDMLLYPYDGEEPTNGWHRAEAIRLEQDIFTALAGQGKLYVYKTLSFWSQIKSAGSAIYASRLYLNQYHTTHPERLASNKEGGPKISGNVYIHPTANIDPTATLGPNVSIGTGVTIGAGVRVRESVILHGATLQDHCCVLNSIVGWDSTIGKWARVEGTPSDPNPNDPFAKIDSETLFRDGKLTPSITILGCNVTIPSEVIILNSIVLPHKDLNRGFKNQIIL, encoded by the exons ATGTTGAAGGCGGTTATTTTAATAGGAGGTCCTCAAAAAG GCACAAGGTTCAGGCCGCTGTCATTTGAAGTGCCCAAACCATTGTTCCCAGTAGCCGGTGTGCCCATGCTCCAGCATCACATTGAAGCATGTGCCAAG GTACCGAATATGAAGGAGATTCTGCTCATCGGCTTTTATCAGCCAAATGAAGAACTAACCAGATTCTTATGTAACGCACAGCAAGAGTTCAAAATTTCTATCAG GTATCTGCAGGAGTATGCAGCCCTGGGCACCGGAGGGGGTATCTATCACTTCAGAGATCAGATTGTCTCCGGCAGTCCAGAGGCTTTCTTTGTTCTGAATGCTGATGTTTGCTCAGCGTTTCCTCTCGCAGAGATGCTGAGCTTCCAGAAGGAACATGGAGAACCAAACAGCTTTGTTATCCTCGGGACAACG GCAAACAGAAAACAATCACTGAATTACGGCTGTATTGTTGAAAACGAGGAAACAAATGAG GTCTTGCATTATGTGGAGAAGCCGAGCACATTTGTGAGCGATATCATAAACTGTGGCATATACCTCTTTAACCCAGACATCTTCCAGCACATCGGCGCCGTCTTCCAGAAAAACCAGCAGGACATGTTGTT ATATCCATACGATGG AGAGGAGCCAACCAACGGCTGGCACCGAGCAGAGGCCATCAGGCTGGagcaggacattttcactgcCCTGGCAGGACAGGGAAAACTCTACGTGTATAAAACCCTCAGCTTCTGGAGCCAGATTAAATCTGCAGG CTCTGCAATTTATGCCAGTCGGTTGTACCTCAACCAGTACCACACAACTCATCCTGAGAGATTGGCCTCAAATAAGGAGGGAGGGCCCAAAATAAGTG GTAATGTCTATATTCACCCTACAGCCAACATTGACCCCACTGCTACG TTGGGTCCCAATGTCTCGATTGGCACTGGAGTGACTATCGGTGCTGGGGTCAGAGTTCGAGAATCTGTCATCCTTCATGGTGCAACTCTACAG GATCACTGCTGTGTGTTGAACAGCATTGTGGGATGGGACAGCACTATTGGCAAGTGGGCAAGAGTAGAAGGAACCCCGAGCGACCCGAACCCCAACGATCCCTTCGCGAAGATCGACAGCGAGACCCTCTTCAGAGACGGAAAACTCACACCCTCAATTACTATTCTCG GTTGTAATGTGACCATCCCGTCCGAGGTGATTATACTCAACTCCATCGTCCTCCCACACAAAGACCTCAACCGCGGCTTCAAAAATCAAATTATTCTCTAG
- the pnkd gene encoding probable hydrolase PNKD isoform X1, whose protein sequence is MALPDWLVTLLAAASFFCFLCLCVRYRRKGQLLWRHLLSKIMARTEKPLFRIAYTLYTRTRLGYMYYKRQMRKSREHYPAGHSTAHPMEMNGIKIIPIPVLSDNYSYLVIDTNSSVAVVVDPADPQTVQAVLKEEGVTLEAILCTHKHWDHSGGNKGLKRLHSSCRVYGNAADNIPGLTHPVSHKDSVTVGRMHFKALFTPGHTVGHMIYLLDGRPVDSPSSLFSGDLVFLSGCGRMFEGSATTMLSSLDTVVSLSDDTLLWPGHEYAEDNLLFAAEVEPRNAARENKSQWVLLQRGQKLCSSPSTIGEEKQYNPFLRSHCTELHQALGLQQFQDEDWTQFRARVLEELRKRKDLFNRR, encoded by the exons ATGGCGCTTCCTGACTGGTTGGTAACGCTGCTTGCCGCCGCATCCTTCTTCTGCTTCTTATGTCTGTGTGTTCGCTACAGACGCAAAGGACAACTGCTGTGGAGACATTTGTTGAGCAAAATAATGGCCCGCACGGAGAAACCGTTGTTCAGAATCGC GTACACACTCTACACCAGGACCAGGCTTGGCTACATGTACTACAAGAGACAAATGAGGAAATCCCGAGAACATTACCCAGCTGGACACTCCACAGCTCACCCCATGGAGATGAATG GTATTAAAATAATTCCCATCCCGGTACTGTCTGACAACTACAGCTATCTTGTAATCGACACAAACTCCAGTGTTGCAGTTGTTGTAGACCCTGCAGACCCTCAAACAGTCCAG GCGGTTCTTAAGGAAGAGGGAGTGACTTTAGAAGCAATACTCTGTACGCACAAGCATTG GGATCACAGTGGGGGAAACAAAGGGTTGAAGAGGCTTCACAGCTCATGCAGAGTTTATGGAAACGCAGCTGATAACATTCCAGGCCTCACGCA ccctgTCTCACACAAAGACTCTGTAACAGTTGGTCGTATGCACTTTAAAGCCCTCTTCACTCCTGGACACACGGTGGGTCACATGATCTACCTCCTGGATGGCAGGCCAGTTGATTCGCCCTCCAGCCTCTTCTCTGGTGACCTGGTGTTCCTCTCAGGATGTG gtcgGATGTTTGAAGGCAGTGCCACAACAATGCTGTCATCTCTGGACACAGTTGTCTCATTAAGTGATGACACTTTATTATGGCCTG GTCATGAGTATGCAGAGGACAACCTACTGTTTGCTGCTGAGGTTGAGCCTCGCAACGCTGCCAGGGAAAACAAATCTCAGTGGGTGCTGCTGCAGCGAGGCCAGAAGCTGTGCTCG AGTCCCTCCACTATCGGAGAGGAGAAGCAGTACAATCCTTTCCTGCGCAGCCACTGTACAGAGCTCCATCAGGCCCTGGGTCTCCAACAGTTCCAAGATGAAGACTGGACCCAGTTCAGGGCTCGGGTGCTGGAGGAGCTGCGTAAACGCAAAGATCTCTTCAACAGGAGATAG
- the gmppaa gene encoding mannose-1-phosphate guanyltransferase alpha-A isoform X2, translating into MLKAVILIGGPQKGTRFRPLSFEVPKPLFPVAGVPMLQHHIEACAKVPNMKEILLIGFYQPNEELTRFLCNAQQEFKISIRYLQEYAALGTGGGIYHFRDQIVSGSPEAFFVLNADVCSAFPLAEMLSFQKEHGEPNSFVILGTTANRKQSLNYGCIVENEETNEVLHYVEKPSTFVSDIINCGIYLFNPDIFQHIGAVFQKNQQDMLLEEPTNGWHRAEAIRLEQDIFTALAGQGKLYVYKTLSFWSQIKSAGSAIYASRLYLNQYHTTHPERLASNKEGGPKISGNVYIHPTANIDPTATLGPNVSIGTGVTIGAGVRVRESVILHGATLQDHCCVLNSIVGWDSTIGKWARVEGTPSDPNPNDPFAKIDSETLFRDGKLTPSITILGCNVTIPSEVIILNSIVLPHKDLNRGFKNQIIL; encoded by the exons ATGTTGAAGGCGGTTATTTTAATAGGAGGTCCTCAAAAAG GCACAAGGTTCAGGCCGCTGTCATTTGAAGTGCCCAAACCATTGTTCCCAGTAGCCGGTGTGCCCATGCTCCAGCATCACATTGAAGCATGTGCCAAG GTACCGAATATGAAGGAGATTCTGCTCATCGGCTTTTATCAGCCAAATGAAGAACTAACCAGATTCTTATGTAACGCACAGCAAGAGTTCAAAATTTCTATCAG GTATCTGCAGGAGTATGCAGCCCTGGGCACCGGAGGGGGTATCTATCACTTCAGAGATCAGATTGTCTCCGGCAGTCCAGAGGCTTTCTTTGTTCTGAATGCTGATGTTTGCTCAGCGTTTCCTCTCGCAGAGATGCTGAGCTTCCAGAAGGAACATGGAGAACCAAACAGCTTTGTTATCCTCGGGACAACG GCAAACAGAAAACAATCACTGAATTACGGCTGTATTGTTGAAAACGAGGAAACAAATGAG GTCTTGCATTATGTGGAGAAGCCGAGCACATTTGTGAGCGATATCATAAACTGTGGCATATACCTCTTTAACCCAGACATCTTCCAGCACATCGGCGCCGTCTTCCAGAAAAACCAGCAGGACATGTTGTT AGAGGAGCCAACCAACGGCTGGCACCGAGCAGAGGCCATCAGGCTGGagcaggacattttcactgcCCTGGCAGGACAGGGAAAACTCTACGTGTATAAAACCCTCAGCTTCTGGAGCCAGATTAAATCTGCAGG CTCTGCAATTTATGCCAGTCGGTTGTACCTCAACCAGTACCACACAACTCATCCTGAGAGATTGGCCTCAAATAAGGAGGGAGGGCCCAAAATAAGTG GTAATGTCTATATTCACCCTACAGCCAACATTGACCCCACTGCTACG TTGGGTCCCAATGTCTCGATTGGCACTGGAGTGACTATCGGTGCTGGGGTCAGAGTTCGAGAATCTGTCATCCTTCATGGTGCAACTCTACAG GATCACTGCTGTGTGTTGAACAGCATTGTGGGATGGGACAGCACTATTGGCAAGTGGGCAAGAGTAGAAGGAACCCCGAGCGACCCGAACCCCAACGATCCCTTCGCGAAGATCGACAGCGAGACCCTCTTCAGAGACGGAAAACTCACACCCTCAATTACTATTCTCG GTTGTAATGTGACCATCCCGTCCGAGGTGATTATACTCAACTCCATCGTCCTCCCACACAAAGACCTCAACCGCGGCTTCAAAAATCAAATTATTCTCTAG
- the pnkd gene encoding probable hydrolase PNKD isoform X2 gives MSKRMYTLYTRTRLGYMYYKRQMRKSREHYPAGHSTAHPMEMNGIKIIPIPVLSDNYSYLVIDTNSSVAVVVDPADPQTVQAVLKEEGVTLEAILCTHKHWDHSGGNKGLKRLHSSCRVYGNAADNIPGLTHPVSHKDSVTVGRMHFKALFTPGHTVGHMIYLLDGRPVDSPSSLFSGDLVFLSGCGRMFEGSATTMLSSLDTVVSLSDDTLLWPGHEYAEDNLLFAAEVEPRNAARENKSQWVLLQRGQKLCSSPSTIGEEKQYNPFLRSHCTELHQALGLQQFQDEDWTQFRARVLEELRKRKDLFNRR, from the exons ATGTCAAAACGAAT GTACACACTCTACACCAGGACCAGGCTTGGCTACATGTACTACAAGAGACAAATGAGGAAATCCCGAGAACATTACCCAGCTGGACACTCCACAGCTCACCCCATGGAGATGAATG GTATTAAAATAATTCCCATCCCGGTACTGTCTGACAACTACAGCTATCTTGTAATCGACACAAACTCCAGTGTTGCAGTTGTTGTAGACCCTGCAGACCCTCAAACAGTCCAG GCGGTTCTTAAGGAAGAGGGAGTGACTTTAGAAGCAATACTCTGTACGCACAAGCATTG GGATCACAGTGGGGGAAACAAAGGGTTGAAGAGGCTTCACAGCTCATGCAGAGTTTATGGAAACGCAGCTGATAACATTCCAGGCCTCACGCA ccctgTCTCACACAAAGACTCTGTAACAGTTGGTCGTATGCACTTTAAAGCCCTCTTCACTCCTGGACACACGGTGGGTCACATGATCTACCTCCTGGATGGCAGGCCAGTTGATTCGCCCTCCAGCCTCTTCTCTGGTGACCTGGTGTTCCTCTCAGGATGTG gtcgGATGTTTGAAGGCAGTGCCACAACAATGCTGTCATCTCTGGACACAGTTGTCTCATTAAGTGATGACACTTTATTATGGCCTG GTCATGAGTATGCAGAGGACAACCTACTGTTTGCTGCTGAGGTTGAGCCTCGCAACGCTGCCAGGGAAAACAAATCTCAGTGGGTGCTGCTGCAGCGAGGCCAGAAGCTGTGCTCG AGTCCCTCCACTATCGGAGAGGAGAAGCAGTACAATCCTTTCCTGCGCAGCCACTGTACAGAGCTCCATCAGGCCCTGGGTCTCCAACAGTTCCAAGATGAAGACTGGACCCAGTTCAGGGCTCGGGTGCTGGAGGAGCTGCGTAAACGCAAAGATCTCTTCAACAGGAGATAG
- the LOC131979129 gene encoding protein lifeguard 3-like, with translation MTSKTDNPPPYEDALHQPKYGNYPLQPQHGSPLPPPPSYSPSPGMCPGPPGYWGQEGVYPQAGMWAAPGFSPAGIPNTIPTLSAGVPAANQGDMEDFLSTQWESTAIRHAFIKKVYLILTAQLAVTFSVVGVFTFVDTVRQFVIRYPGIYWASLVVYFVVYCILICCKEPRRRFPWNLVLLGVFTLALSYMTGTISSYYETKAVFIAMGITALVCIAVTIFCFQTKVDFTSCGGFLCIASVVLMIIGIVTAVVLSFQYVPWLHMLYAAIGAILYTLFLVYNTQLLIGNRELAISPEEYIYAALSLYIDVVHIFLFILQVSGAATE, from the exons ATGACATCTAAGACTGATAATCCTCCACCCTACGAGGATGCATTGCACCAGCCTAAGTATGGAAACTACCCGCTTCAGCCACAACATGGCTCCCCTCTTCCACCACCTCCATCTTACAGCCCCAGTCCGGGCATGTGCCCCGGCCCGCCTGGCTACTGGGGCCAGGAGGGCGTCTACCCGCAAGCTGGGATGTGGGCAGCCCCTGGCTTCTCTCCGGCTGGGATACCCAACACAATACCGACTCTATCTGCTGGAGTGCCTGCAGCCAATCAAG GAGACATGGAGGATTTTCTGAGCACCCAGTGGGAAAGCACAGCTATTCGGCACGCCTTCATTAAAAAG gtTTACTTAATTTTAACAGCACAGCTTGCCGTCACCTTCTCAGTTGTTGGAGTCTTTACATTTGT TGACACAGTGAGGCAGTTTGTCATCAGATACCCTGGCATCTACTGGGCCTCTCT TGTGGTTTATTTTGTGGTTTACTGCATTCTCATCTGCTGCAAGGAGCCAAG GAGGCGTTTCCCATGGAATCTTGTGCTGCTGGGAGTATTT ACACTTGCCTTGTCTTACATGACTGGAACAATTTCAAG CTATTATGAAACAAAGGCGGTGTTTATCGCCATGGGAATAACAGCATTAGTTTGTATAGCTGTCACAATCTTCTGCTTCCAAACCAAG GTGGACTTCACTTCCTGCGGCGGATTTCTCTGCATTGCCTCCGTCGTACTCATGATCATTGGGATTGTTACGGCCGTCGTCCTCTCCTTCCAATAT GTCCCTTGGCTGCATATGCTGTACGCTGCAATTGGAGCCATCCTTTACACTCTG TTTTTAGTATACAACACCCAGCTTCTCATTGGAAATCGGGAGTTGGCCATCAGCCCAGAGGAGTACATCTACGCCGCGCTCTCTCTCTACATTGACGTTGTTCACATCTTCCTCTTCATCCTTCAAGTCAGTGGAGCTGCTACTGAATAG